Genomic segment of Mercurialis annua linkage group LG6, ddMerAnnu1.2, whole genome shotgun sequence:
CCAACGGCTCAACTTTCCTCATAGTCACCGTCACTTTTTCAGTCATGTCAATCTGCTTCCCGTCGACCGTTTCCCAGTCAAAGCATTGAATCAAGGAAGCCAGAGTCAAACTTATTGTTCTCATTGCTAAACCTTCTCCAGGACAAGCTCGGCGTCCCATTCCGAACGGCAACAGCTTGAATCTCTCAACTTTACCATTCTCAAACCTCTCAGGCTTAAAACTTGTTGGGTCATCCCATAGCTCAGCATCTCTTTGAACAGCCCAAGCATTGACTACCAATATTGTATCGGCAGGCACATGGAATCCTCCGATCGTGCAGTCATCGGATGACAAGTGTGGAACTAACAATGGTGTAGTTGGATACATTCTCAAGGTTTCATGTACGATGCTTTCGAGATACTTTAGACTTGGCAAATCTGATTCATCAACTAATCGCTCTTCACCAATTCTACTCTCTATTTCTGATTTTGCCTTGTTTAGTGCACTTGGACGGTTCAGTAGATTCGCAATTGCCCATTCTAATGTGGTTAACAGAAGATATTACTTCTGCTGATAACTTGCAGTGTAAGATTCCTGAAGTTGCAGTTACAGACTAAGCCTTGAAGCCATGCTCACTGTCAATCTGGCCACAGAAGATTCCTTCCTCTTGTAACAAAATAGGCAGTTAGTCAGTTATAGCTGAGTGTGCATTTCTGTGTGTGAGCACACGAGTATTGTCTTGTATTTTTTCTTGCTTAGCTCACTGCTCTATATAAAGCAGTcttgtattttctttttaattaatgagAAAATAAAGAGAGAGCAGTTACAAATttaatatggtatcagagctagAGAGTTTTCTCTCTCTGTGTTTTTCATTTTCTCAGCATCCAAACAGCTTATTTGCTTGACtttatcttcttctttcttAATGATTTTTACTGAGTTAGAATCAGCAAGTTGAGATCTATAATCCGAGTTGATTTTCTTTAAGTTTTACCTCAGAAGTCCAAAAATGGCAGAAAGAGTTCTTAGATTAGAAGAGAATGTTTTGAGTCCTTACTTTCTTCATCCTGGAGAAAATCCTTCTCTGGTTCTTGTTTCAAGCCTTTTGACAGAAGAAAATTATCACCAATGGTGCAGAGCAATGAGGAAAGCTTTACTTTCGAAGAACAAGTTCAAGTTTGTGAATGGTTCAATACCAGTTCCTAACAGAGATGATCTTACTTATGAAGCATGGGAGAGGTGCAATAACATGGTAACTTCTTGGCTCTCAAGAGCTGTTTCTCCTTCAATTTCTCATAGCATTTCTGGATTAGACAATGCTGTTGATGTATGGAATGATTTGCAAGATAGGTTTTCTCAAGGAGATACTTACAGATTAGGAGATTTGTTAGAAGAAGTATATGCTTTTAGGCAAAATAATCTCTCAGTTACTGATTATTACACACACTTGAAAACCTTATGGGATGAAATCTTGAGTTTAAGACCCCTGCCTAGTTGTACATGTGAGCCTAGGTGTAATTGTGGAATGGCTGCTGCTGTTAAACTTCATTGGTCAAATGATCAAACCATAAAGTTTCTTAAAGGATTGAGTGATTCTTTTGGAACTGTCAGATCACAAGTTATAATGACTGAGCCCTTGCCTAAGATCAATAAAGTTTTTTCTCTTGTTATTCAACATGAGAGATTAATTACTGGAAAAGCTAATAATGTCAATGAGCCTGTGGCCTTTATGGCAAAAGGAAATGATATGCATATGGGAAATATTCCAAAAAACTACAATACAGAAAGTCAGTCATATGATGCAAATGTCTTTTATGCTGGAAGCAATAGAGGAAGAGGTTTTAACAATTACAGAGGAAATACTAGAGGCAGAGGTTTTGGTTTTGCTACAAACTGGAAACCTACATGTTCTCACTGTGGATATGGGAATCATACTGTGGATTCATGCTATAAAAAGCATGGTTATCCTCCTGGTTATCAGCCAAGGTACAGACAACAGACAAGTCAAGCAAATCAAGTGGAGTTTTCTGGACATTCCACAGATGAAAGTCAATCTTATACTCAAGATCACAACAAGTCTTTTCAGAATTTCAATTCTACTGGGAATGATACACATGGAAGTGTATTTCCTTTCACACCTGAACAATGCTCACAGATTCTCTCATTGATTCAGTCTAATCAATCaaagaagaaagaaattgaTAATCCACAAGTCAATTCTCTGGTAGCTCATTTTAAGCCACAACAGCATGATCCTTCAGGTACAGTATTACCTGCAGTTTGTTCTGCTTCTAAAACTGTTGATAGTCTTTGGATTGTGGATACAGGTGCCACAGATCATATCTCATGCAGTCTGAGTTTTTTCCATGATTATCATTCAGTTAGCAATGTCACAGTAAAACTACCAAATGGAGTTCATGTAGCAGTCACTCACATAGGAACAATTCATTTTTCTAATGATCTAATTCTTAGAGATGTTTTATGTGTTCCCAGCTTCAGTTTTAATCTGATCTCTGCAGGAAAGTTAACTGTTGCAAAGGCAATTTGCTTATTAATACATGGTGATTCCTGTTTTATTCAGGATCTATGTCAATGGAAAACGATTGGCTTAGCTAAAAAGAAGGATGGTCTTTTTCAGCTAACCAAGCAGTGCAACTCAGTTTGTTCTAATGTTGTTACTCACAGAAATTCAAAAAAGACAGGCTTTGATCTCTGGCATTATAGGTTTGGTCACCTATCTCATCAAAGACTCAGATTGTTACAAGATATTGACAAGACCATTATTTCAAATTCAAGAGAAGTTTGTGATATTTGCCATCTAGCAAAACAAAAGAAGCTTCCTTTTCCTATCAGCACATCAGTCAGTAAAGATGTTTTTGACTTGGTTCACCTAGATATTTGGGGACCAACTAAGCAAGCTTCTGTTCATGGTTACAGATACTTCTTAACTGTGGTAGATGATAAATCCAGGTACACTTGGCTTTATATGTTAAAACATAAATCTGAGACCAGAGATTGTATTCAAGCTTTTGTTGCTTATGTCAAAACTCAATTCAATAAACAGATTAAAGTTTTCAGATCTGACAATGGTTGTGAGTTTGATTATACTTCCTTCTATAAAAGTAATGGAATTGTGCATCAAAAGAGTTGTTCTTATACACCTGAGCAGAATAGCATTGTTGAGAGGAAACATCAGCACATTTTAAATGTTGCAAGAGCATTGAAACTTCAATCACATTACCCCTTCCATTTCTGGGAATTCTGTGTTCTCCATGCTGTTTTCTTAATAAATAGAACACCAACACCCTTATTGCAAGACAAAACCCCTTATTACTCTCTTTATAGAGAAAAACCAGATTTCACAAATTTGAGGGTTTTTGGCTCCCTATGCTTTGCCACAACTCCTGCTGCACACAGACAGTCAAAATTTGATGATAGAGCTATCAAATGCTCTTTCCTTGGATATCCTTCAGGTACTAAAGGTTTTCTTCTTTATAATCTTGCATCAAAAACTTTTCTTATTTCCAGAAATGTGATATTCTATGAACACATCTTTCCTTTTTCACATCAACCTACTTTTTCACAACCAGACACCACACATCCAGATCTTTCTGTGTATGACTTCTTTCTACCATCCCACACCAGTTTGCAGATTCCTTCCTCACCACCTCCAACCTTAAACCCTTCACCAATTCCTCAAACATCCATTTTTACTGAAAATGATTTTCCACCACTCAGAAAATCCTCAAGAACACATTCCATTCCAAGTCATTTTAAGGATTTCCAATACTCTCTACCACCATCTTTACAGACTTCACCTCACTCTATCAATAATGTTCTGTCATACACTAACCTCTCTTCCAACCATTATTCTTTCACTACTACCATAAACTCCACAACAGAACCTACCACATACAATGAAGCAATTAAATTTGCTTGCTGGAAACAAGCCATGCAGGATGAGATTGATGCACTCCAACAAAACCATACCTGGGATGTCACTGATCTACCAGATGGTAAGAATGCTATAGCATGTAAATGGGTTTATAAGGTTAAACACAGATCAGATGGATCAATTGAAAGGTATAAGGCTAGACTAGTAGCCAAAGGGTTCACACAGCAATATGGCTTTGACTACATGGATACTTTCAGTCCTGTAGCCAAAATGACCACCATTAGAACTCTATTAGCAGTTGCTTCTATCAAAGGTTGGCATCTACACCAACTTGATATAAACAATGCTTTTCTGCATGGTGAGTTGCATGAAGAAGTCTACATGCAGTTACCACCTGGATTTCAACATTCAGATTCCTCTCAAGTCTGCAGGTTGCAGAAATCTCTATATGGACTCAAACAGGCTAGTAGACAATGGCATATGAAGCTTACAACATCACTTCATGAACAAGGGTTTGTTGCTGCCAATTCTGATCCATCATTGTTCACAAAAACTACTGGCTCTTCTTTCATTGCTTTGCTCATATATGTTGATGATGTAATTCTGGCCAGCAATTCTCTTTCAGAGATTTCTTCCATTAAACATCACTTACATGCCACTTTTAAGATCAAGGACCTGGGCATCCTCAAGTATTTTCTTGGACTTGAAGTTGCCAGATCAACACAAGGCATCAACTTGTGTCAAAGGAAGTATTCTGTTGATCTTTTGACTTCCACAGGTTTTTTGAACTCCAAACCAGTACCAACTCCTATTATTGCCTCTCAGAAACTCAGTTTAAGTGATAGTCCTCCTCTGGCAGACATTACTTCATACAGGCAAATAGTTGGTAAACTACTTTATCTATGCTTGACTAGACCAGATATTTCTTATGCTGTTCAACAGCTTTCTCAGTTTTTAGATAAACCTACTGCTGCTCACATGACTGCTGTTCAAAGAGTTCTGAGGTACATAAAAGGGTCTCCTGGCTCAGGTCTGTTCATTTCTGCTAAAGCTACTCTTCAACTCAGTGGTTTCTGTGACTCAGACTGGGCATCATGCATTGATACAAGGAGATCAGTTACTGGTTATTGTGTGTTTCTTGGCAGTTCTTTGATTAgctggaaatcaaagaaacaaacaaCAATTTCCAGATCTAGTAGTGAGGCAGAGTATAGAGCACTGGCATCTTTAACCTGTGAATTACAGTGGTTATCTTTCTTACTCACTGACCTGAATATCAAACCTCTCACTTCTGCTTTGGTTTATTGTGATAACCAATCTGCAATTCAACTGGCTAATAATCCAGTTTTTCATGAGCGTACTAAACATATAGAGATTGACTGTCATCTCATTCGAGAGAAATTGAAATCAGGACTCATTCTGCTTTTGCCTGTTTCATCTGCAAATCAGGTTGCTGATTGTTTAACCAAGGCCTTGGCTCCACATTCTTTTCAGCAAGCCATTCTCAAGCTTGGAATGCACAACATATACATTCCAGCTTGCGGGGGGATAACAGAAGATATTACTTCTGCTGATAACTTGCAGTGTAAGATTCCTGAAGTTGCAGTTACAGACTAAGCCTTGAAGCCATGCTCACTGTCAATCTGGCCACAGCAGATTCCTTCCTCTTGTAACAGAATAGGCAGTTAGTCAGTTATAGCTGAGTGTGCATTTCTGTGTGTGAGCACACGAGTATTGTCTTGTATTTTTTCTTGCTTAGCTCACTGCTCTATATAAAGCAGTcttgtattttctttttaattaatgagAAAATAAAGAGAGAGCAGTTACAAATTTAATAGTGGTAGCTGAGGTTAGTGATCCTCCGATTAGCAGAACCTACACAAAATTATATGCTTTCcaagttataaataaaatatgtttctaaaaACTGAACAAGGCACAATGGTTTTATTAATTCAATACTGATGACCAAATTGACAGAAATATCActataaaaagtgaaaagtcTAATTAATAAGCTATAATTTTCATCTTATGTCAGTTTCATCATATATTATCTAGTAGATATTTGAATAAAGTAtgttcatattattttattctttaattattaGACCAGTTTATCATAAAAGTAgactaataaattaaaatatactttatttttatcatttggaTCTTCCAGTATGttcatattattaattattagactagtttgttataaaaataaactaatgaatgaaaatatatgaatatggtTATATTAGAGTACTAGTTCATCTTATGTCAGTTTCTCCATTATTTTAGTTACTTATAATTACCACAAAATTAACAGACAAGAGTGACAAAATTATTTTGCAACGATGTTTATGTGAATATGGTTATATTCAGGCCTAATAGcaaaataaatgtaaatttttacgGATTGTTGTAATTTTGactagaaatttaaatttttataataatgtctcgattttattatttcattgcaattataaccatttttttaaatcaatttaattgttctaatttttagttgaatttgTAAATTAACTCCGCAATTAGTAAAactcatttttcaaaattttacttctaatattaaaaagaaataaaaataactttaaaattcaataatagttttttaaattttttagtgattgaaggaaaaaaaattgagtttgaaactaaaaatgatcaaataaaattaattgacacTATATTAAAGTGTAAgattaaaaaagataatttaattaaaaaacggCTAAAATTACAATAGAataagtaaatatatatatatatatatttatatatatatatatatatatatatatatatatatatatatatatatatatatagcaaaACAGAGAGATTCATATTAACTAGTACATATTTGAATAAAGTAtgttcatattattttattcttcAATTATTAGAccattttatcataaaaatagactaatgaattaaaatatactttatttttatcatttggaTCTTCCAGTATGttcatattattaattattagactaatttgtcataaaaataaactaatgaattaaaatatattttatttttatcaatcagATCCTccattaatttagttatttcttaaatataattaccacAAAATTAACAGACAAGAGAGACAAAATTATTTTGCAACGATGTTTATGTGAATATGGTTATATTCAGGCCTAatagcaaaataaatttttacggattgttgtatttttgactagaattttaaatttttataataatgtctcgattttattatttcattgcaattctaaccttttttttaaatcaatttaattgttctaatttttagttgaatttttaaattaactcCGCAATTAGTAAAactcatttttcaaaattttacttctaatattaaaaagaaataaaaaaataactttaaattttaataatagttttatacattttttagtgattgaagaaaaaaattgagtttgaaactaaaaatgatcaaataaaattaattgacacTATATTGAAGTGTAAgattaaaaaagataatttaatttaaaaaatggctaaaattaCGATAgaataagtatatatatatatatatatatatatatatatatatatatatatatatatatatatatatatatatatatgtatatgtatatatcaaAACAGAGAGATTATTAGGTAGACTCGGACTATCATGTCATCCGTGGACTTTCTTATCAATAGCACTATCGtagttttgtttattatttttttacacttttaaatagtaattacgataataccattattttaatgacgtgtcataatgtgagatgtttagtccacggatgacatGGTAAACTGAATCTATCTAATAATTTCTgagcaaaacaaaacatttcttGTTTTGTTGAATAAAAAGCAAGATTATGCTTACCAAAATTAAACCTTTGATGGTTTGATCTGAATAATAATCAGGTTCCGATTCCTGCAAAGTTAGCAAATGATCGATCATGGTGTGATCTATACATTTAACGCTTCGACGCCCGTGGATTAGCCGTTGCAAGAATGAATCCAGCCTCTGGCCAATCTGCCTGAGTTTCATTACATGCATAGCATCAAGCCATTTAAAACCAGGAAACAGATCTCCAAGAGTTGTGAATAACTCAGCTATCTCACTGAACTCTTTTATAGCCTCTTGAAACTCCTTCCCTTCATCGTCCACTCTACCTGCACCATAGTACCTCTTCCCTGCCACCATTCTCATTATCACATTACTTGATAGATCCACAAGCATTGGCCTTATTCCCACCCTTGCATATCCATGATGGCAAGAAGAAAGCGAGTCACGGAGCCTGCGAAGTAAGCAGTTGACTTCGTCTTTTCGGACGCTTAGAAACTGATTGAGACGATTCGTGGATAGGATCTCAGTAGTGCTTATACGACGCAGATTACGCCAATGCTGGTTGTAGTTTTCCGTTACAAGAACCGTGTTGTTGTAGAGTACGTATTTGCCGAGTGAGAAGTGAGGGCGGTTCGCGAGAATGATATCGTTCTTAGTGAAGCATTCTTCGACTACCGACGCTGATGATACGACCACTACGAGGCGTGTTCCTAGTCGGAGACTCATGATGGGACCGTATTTGTTTGAGAGATCGTGGAGAGTACGTTGACGGGGCTGTTTAAGCATGAGATGGAGATGGCCTATGATTGGTAATGATGGTGGACTTGGTGGAAGATTTCTGTGTTGCTCTCTTTTTATGTATGTAAATACTCTCATCGCTAAAACTAGACCCAAAATAACGCTCAACATTGTGTAAACCAGTGTTTCTTCCATGCTTTGCttgctttatttttctttgagaATTTCAAATTACACTACACCCtatatattaagaaaaaaaaatatttatttatccataattttagtatttgtcaaatatatcatgtttttaaaatataaccaGTTAAGAGCTCATTAGTATACATCGGCCGAACTATACGCATTCTATAATTCAGTAACCAACATTTCATTTGTTACACTTTGATTACCtaacttttaatttctttacaACCATAAGCTATTCATTTATTTCATGCGAAATTTTACTTACATGACAATGTAAAACTGTTTCCTAACCTAAAGAAAGCCACAAAAATAAAACGATATAACAAAATGACACACGGAGGATCATATTACTGAAAAAATTAACGACACACATATATCATacaattgaaagaaaaaaaaacatataaaggaTCATACCATTAAAAAGACCACATACGgaagaaatatttttgtttcctttgacatttaagcaaaactctgtttgaaattaataaaaaaattaatcttttattgtaatgaaaataaaagttagattattaaaataaaacaaataaaatgttGGTTACCGAAGCATAAAAGGCCTATAGTTatgtaaaatttacaattaCATTGAGTGAACCACGTGAAATTTTGTGTGATtgttcttttctcttttcttatttattttttgttccgTTAACAAGTGGTATCAGAGATTGGGTTATATGAGTGAGAGGGGGTTGGCCATATCGAGTAAACAACGGTTGTTAGAAAGAACAGAACAGGAAAACTGAAATTTCGTGAAATTTGTGTTTTTCGCAAACAACGCAGGGTTAAATACAGTTCTGGCAGACACACTGCTAAAAGCATCTTGATTATGTTCACTCGAATTTATAAGGTCCTGATCGGGTTATATCCCATAGGGAACTCAAGTATTTTGTGATCTTCATCGGTGACTACTCGAGATaggttttgttatattttctGAAATCAAAGGATGATGTCTTTGGGTGGTTCAAGGAGTGGAAGACCATGGTCGAAAAACATACGGACAGAACGGTCAAGACACTCAGGACGGACAACGGGTTAGAGTTTTGTAATGCACCATTTGATGACTTATGTAGAAAAGAATGTATAGTAAGGCATCACATTGTACGGTACACACTACATCAAAATGGATTGTAGAACGAATGAACCAAATACTACTACAGCGTGCTCGGTGCATATGGTTAAACGCGGGTCTTCCAAAGCGTTTTTAGGTTTAAGCGGTTAACATTGCTTGTTATTTGGTGAATAGATCGCCATCTACTGCAATTATTTTGAAGAGCCTCGAGAGGTATGATATGGTAAACCCTCTGTTTATTCTGGTTTGCGTGTTTTCAGTTGTGTTGGCTATACTCATATTAATAATGGTATAATAAAATGACACACGGAGGATCATATTATTGAAGAAAATAATGACACacatatatcataaaattaaaaaaaatacatataaaggGTCATACCATTAAAAAGACAACATACgaaagaaatatttttgtttccTTTGTTAAGCAAAATTTTGTGACATTAATGAGTAACTAACGttttattgtaataaaaataaaaattgaattcttaaaataaaataaataaaatgttagttaccgaaaaataaaaaattcctaGTTCTGtaattgtaaaatattttaactttatatctatgtacataaaattaattttattttatagaataTCATACTATTTTTTGTAGAAAGAGTTATATTAAAAGGaaggaacgtttacaaagccgTTATTGAAAAATGAACTAAAACTTTTCGCTTGTTGCGCCAACCTGTGCGCTTCAGCATTATTCTTCCTATTTATATAATGGATTCTGTAAATTTGAAAGAGCGGAATAAGATGCCAGATATCTTGACATGTACTCTAGTGAATATGCAAGGAGCAAGTCCCTGTATTGATTGACTGAGTTACAAGAGCAGCATCGCCTTCAAAAATAACTTAATTCCAGTTCATATTAATATTTCACGCATGACTACCTCAACACATGACTCCTCGCAGAGTCGAGAATTTTAGGATACCTAGATTCCAAATGtttctaaaaatagaaaaaaatgtcCTTAAACTCTCCCCTCTGAGTTGAAAGCCACACTCGCAATGGAGCCAAATTTCAACTCTTTACTGGCAGGGGCGGACCCAGATGAGAAGATGAAGGGGCAACTGTCCCtccaaattttttatattttataaaatagtgcttcaacattttctatttttttaaaaatatggttattaatttttttctcttgtAATCTGTCCCCTCAAATATCTTTTTATACGATCACGTTCTCTCATACTTGAAGTTCTAGTTTTTATACGATCACGTTCTCTCATACTTGAAGTTCTAGTTCCGTCCCTGTTTACTGGTGCTTGCATCATCGTATCTGATCGTGATCAAGTTGGGAAGGGCAGGTATATCAGCTGCAAGCATAATatgtgaatttaaaaaataaaaaaactaatgatATGTCAAGCTTACGTTGAACCCGTTGGATCTGGTCAGCTTTCACATGCAGTCTTGACTCATGAGTCATACTATTTGCCAAAATTGGTAAGTTTCCCATATTATTTTTGGATGGCAATGATTTTGAATTCAACTAACAATATTTCACGCCTTATTATATTGTAAATTGAATATATTATCCTTAACAGCTAAGaacaataatagccaaattaaGTATATATTCCTTATCATTctacattttatttatattctacACCGAAGCCGGTTGACTTCTCTAAATGCGACAGCCTCTGATTCTATTTTCAATGTAATTAATTCATATGCATTGTTGTGTATCTCAAATCATAGATTTTCCACCcactattaataaatttattaatcatCAAATCTTAGGTCAATTCATCAAATTAATCATTGAGGAAGATCATAGCACCCATTTTTCTTCCGGATCaaacagaaaatgaaaaaaattgatttttaacttCTTCAGTTgctaaaaaaactcaaaatgttaaaaaaaattataacgaTAAACGTGCTTGTGCGTGTTGGCatagtataatattttttataacaatttttttaatattaataattgatatatGCTTTACAAAATCTATAAGATTGGccgttaaaaatattaaataaacataaaaagccgttgtgaaaatattataatattaattactattttaatatagtatataattttaaaaaacatgtttttttattatttaaattaaaagtatttaaaattgaatattctttactttttatttgatatattataataaaaataaaaaaatcatttctaTAGTGAaacaaagtttttttttataataggaATGCATCATCctcatttcactttttttcagTGTGgaactttaaactttttttctttctattagTAACAAAACTATTTGTCGTTGTGAATGGTAATTGATGGGGTCTGtctttttgtaataccccgatTTTAATAGGCGTCTATTTTGTCACGTTTCATGTTTTAGATTAATCGGGACTATGGAAAATAGCTTTTAAACTCACAAAGTGAATTTTATTATGTgatatatgtttttaaaatatgtatggTTTTAAGTATGATTTTTGGGAATTTTGGGTATTTAAGTTGATTTTTGAGTTTTTAAGCTAAAaccgttaaaataattaattttagttattttaaaaaaacctaaaaatatttatttcaagtCCAATGTTCATGAACTAAtgtttagaaatatttttgaaagtttATTTTCGAAAATGGAAAAATGCCAGTTTTGGCCCAACAGCTAAAGCAAACTCATTTCCTCCACTCCACCAGTACTAGAGTGTTGGTGCCGAAGTTTTGGGTAAAGCATAGGTcattgattttcaaacttttcacttcGATTAACAAAAAATAACGAGCTGCCTTCGCTAATTAATATTTTACGGTTTATTTGGCGATTAATGTAAGTTCTTTTGGTCAATTTCCTATGTTTATTTACTGACTTTAATAGTTTAGAATTATGAGTTTTAGTTGTTAAAACAATAAAGGTTAAAActtgtttggttcagttttgatAATGGTTTCGGTTTTGgaatttttaaatgataataatttattttttaaaattctgagctgttatttataattgataaaatagaTATGTTTATTGGTGAATTTCATGGAATTAAAAGTGTGTAAATTGCGGGTTTTGGTATTGATTGCTAGTTTACGATTTttgactattaattttttttgtgaaagATAGTCTACTCTAATTGTTAGCGGGGGTTAGCAGGAGTTaatgttaaacatt
This window contains:
- the LOC126686075 gene encoding cytochrome P450 81Q32-like, encoding MEETLVYTMLSVILGLVLAMRVFTYIKREQHRNLPPSPPSLPIIGHLHLMLKQPRQRTLHDLSNKYGPIMSLRLGTRLVVVVSSASVVEECFTKNDIILANRPHFSLGKYVLYNNTVLVTENYNQHWRNLRRISTTEILSTNRLNQFLSVRKDEVNCLLRRLRDSLSSCHHGYARVGIRPMLVDLSSNVIMRMVAGKRYYGAGRVDDEGKEFQEAIKEFSEIAELFTTLGDLFPGFKWLDAMHVMKLRQIGQRLDSFLQRLIHGRRSVKCIDHTMIDHLLTLQESEPDYYSDQTIKGLILVLLIGGSLTSATTLEWAIANLLNRPSALNKAKSEIESRIGEERLVDESDLPSLKYLESIVHETLRMYPTTPLLVPHLSSDDCTIGGFHVPADTILVVNAWAVQRDAELWDDPTSFKPERFENGKVERFKLLPFGMGRRACPGEGLAMRTISLTLASLIQCFDWETVDGKQIDMTEKVTVTMRKVEPLELMLKARPILQKISLNY